ATTCATCGCCCAAAATCCATCTCGAATATAGTTATGCTCATCCGAACTACTCTGTTGAATAGCTGCATAGGCACAATGATAATTCGTTAGCAACAAACCGTCTTTTGAAATAAAAGAAGCTGTCCCACTTCCATTGTAAGAAATAATAGCCTGGCTTAAACTATCTACAATATATTCCACGGGAATTTTCAATCCCAATTTTTTCATCTGAGCCTCATTGTGCTGTTTCAAACGTGATAACAGCCACATTCCCTCATCAGCACGCAGCGTCAGCACGGGGCATACCAGTAATAGTAATATAATTATTTTTTTCATTCTCGAACATTTAGAAAACAACCCAGTAATCACTTATTTTGGAATAATCCGGTACAAAATGCAACCAATTCTTCCCCTTTAAGTCCTTGAGCCAGAATTTTACCTTCCGGATCAATCACCCATATAGCCGGAATACCGTCAATCCCGTATAGTTGTGCCACCGGGGTATTTTTACCGCCTTTTAATAACTGGCACCCATGATTCCAGATCATGCCATCTTCCTCGATCGCTTTCAACCAAGCCGCTTTCTTATCATCCAAGGAGACAGAAAACACTTCCAATCCCGCATCATGAAATTTATTATATATATCCTTGATATAAACCGTCTCTTCCCGACAAGGCGCACACCAAGATGCCCAGAAATCCAAAATAAGATATTTACCCCGGAAAGAAGAAAGTTTTATCGTTCCATCATCCACCGTCTTCACTTCAAAATCAGGAGCCATCACTCCCGGAGATATTTTACGTAAAACATCAGCCTGTGCTTTCAATTCTTTATAATACCTGTTATCAGCTAATTGAGGGGTAAATTTTGCTAATATCCGATCAATCTCATCGTATTTCAACAATTGCAACGATTGATGATACAGCAATAAAGGGACCACGGAATTTGCATCCGCTTGTGCTAATGAATCTTTATAACGTTCGATCTCTCCCTCTAGCTTTTGGAAAAGTTGCGTGTATTTTACTCGTTTAATGCTATCCGACTCGTTACTGCTACCTATTTCTTTTCCCAAAAGATTTCGTTGCTTGGCGATATCCAACATGAACTTCTGGTATCGATCCCAACTATCGTTTGCCGGTGTTCCCGTTACATTTGCATCATAAATCGTTTTCCCACTTCCTTCGATACGTACATTTCCTTGTTCTGCAAAAAAAGCAACCGACGAACGCTTATCTCCAAATTTCAAACTATATTGCTCACCCCATAAATCACGAGGGATCTCCAAGCGGAAACTCCCGTCTTTCATGACGGTTTGCATAAGTGTATCATGCGTGAACTCACCCGTTCTCCGCAACAGATAAACCGTTGTCTCTCCTGAGAAGTCACTCATTTTACCATCCACTTTACACGCATCACCACTACAACCACTTAATATTAACATACAAAGTAGATACATCAATCCACCAAACTTTTTCATACTCGACTCTTTTATAAATACAGTTTTTACATACACGAACATTTTCAGAGGGAATACACCGACATCAACCGCCGATGCTCCCCCTGAAGAATACTAAACTTTAGGTCTATTTTGACTTGTAAGCCATGTGAGTAATCTTCTTGAAACCCTCATACGTCTTAATCTTGTCTTTTAGCACCTCTCCACTTGTCTCCACGATCGGACATTCCAGCAATTTTCCTTCCCCTGTCGTTGAATTATAGACCCCGACATAAAGAAGTTTACCTTCATTCTCTTTACCGGATACTTTAAACAAATACATCATGCTAATTTCATACCCCGCTTGAATCAACTCATCCGGCAAGGTATAACGCAAGGTTGAAGTTCCACCCGAAGTATAATTACATTGCTTTACTTCTGTCGCTGTCGCGTAATAAAGTAACTCACTCCGATTTCCCACGGCAAATGCCTTGGCATCCTTCATGTCCGTACATCCGCTTGCACTGTATTTCCCGACACCCCGATTTCCATCGTCAAATTTGGAAAAATCACACACGTAAATAGTGTGATCAGCTACATTATCCGGATCTCGCATCACGCAATACCATTTTTTCTCGAATCCATGCTCCGCATATACCATATCCTTCCCGATCAAATTCATGTCGAAAGCGGCTGCAGCCCCGGCTTCTTTAAACGTTTTAGGAGTTCTACTATAATCAATATACAAGAAACGTCTTTGTAACCGATCATAGAAAATACCATAATAATACCCACGTTCTTGAGTTCCAATAAACGGTTCTGCATAATACTCCATACCAAAAACAGGAACACCAAACTTCGTGAATGTAGTGGTTGACTGGCTGGCGAAATACAACTTTCCTCCGTTAACTAACAAATCGTTGTAAAGCCATGAATTATATCCTTGAAAATCGATCTTACTGCTTTCCAACGGCTCTGTGAACATATCGGCATACGCATCCAATATCTCCAAATCACTTCCTCTCGTCCGGAATCCCCCCTGATTTCCTTTCGTGTACACGTAAACATTATGGGTATTATTCACGTAGGCAACCATCCCCGGAACCCCAACTGCTCTATGACCGTTAGTTATCGAGAAAATATTATGCTTTACACCATCTGTCGCCGCATCCGTAACAATTCTATCATTTACCAGAATACTCACGTCCGTCGAATCAGAATCACCATGCATAACCATTAATCCCACCGAGGCAAAAGATTCCACATAAAGTTTACGAGACATTACCTCGGAAACGCCATTTTGTTTATCCGTTACCGTAAAACTAAGCGTATATTCTCCCGGTGGAGTTGTCACCTTATAATTCAATTTTCTTTCTTGCCCAACCACATCGTTTACAATCTTTCCCGTTTCCGTGTTAGGCATATTCGACTCTTGGAAAATCTTCCACTCGTAAGATAAATTTGAATCATCCGCCCCTTGTTTAACACCCGGATCGACCACCAAATAATCCAACTGGGTTATCCGATACGAATTTGCCATTTTTGAAGAATCAATTTCGATAGGTAACAAATCCGAATAGGAATAATTTCCTTCATCATCCAAACAAGCTTGGAAAAGGAAAAGTCCCATAATCAATATCCATATATTTTTATTCATATTCTTCCAATTAATTCAATCAATATCTATATTTTTCCTATCCGATACCACCTGTTCCAGTCCAAACCTGAAATTCTACCAATCCAAGTTCATCCTCTAAAGGTTCATCATGTGTTTTATTGTATTCGTAAAGAGCTTCACGCACCTTCGCGTTATAAAACCCTAATGTCACAAGATCCTGCGGGTCCGGTAATTCCACGATGCCACAAGCCTCCAAAATGAAAGCATAACGGGTCTCGGTAAACTCCCCGAAACAATTCTTATAATTGGAAGAATCCCAGTTATCCGGCTTGATAAACATATCTCCCCACAAAAAAATGGCTTTACTCGTTTTCTCAAAACCAACCCCAAAATATTCATTCGGTTCAACGGTCAACTCCAAGCGTACACTCTTATCCTTTAAACCGGCACGATACACGACCAAAGGTACATCCACCGTGTAGCTATTAGCCGGCATACTGACAGGGTCTAGTTTATAGTTTTCATCTTTCTTTGCCGTGGTCGTTTCCTCGTTCACCACGAACTTGATTTCCCGGTCATACGGAACCGATTTCCCGATAATACGAGCTTTAAACCACAAGGTATCTTCTACACATTCATCACCTTTGGCCGGAAAAGAAAACACCATCGAATCCCGAGGAGTATTATTCAATCCATAACCCGGCATTTCAAACACCAGATACGCCTCGTTCCCGTAAACCTCTACATCTTTTTCTTCACAAGAAGACAAAGCAAATACCGAGGCTACAACCAGCATGATATATTTAAAATAACAATTCATAATTCTCTTATTTTGTTTCATCTGTCGTGTAATAGTCTCCAAACTCAATTTCATCATCCGGCTTCGGCAACACGTAAACATTATCCTCCGTCGCCGTCTGGTAACCATAAGGGAATTTTGTCAGCTCATTACGCTTGCAATAGTAGAAAAGCTGTCCCTCCGCTAAAAACTCTTTTGCATACTCTTTCGTCAATTCGTCACGCAATTTACTTGCATCCGTCAAATCTGACACGATACCCCGATGCCGTCTCACCTCGTTCAAATACTCCAAAGCCTTTGCGTCATCTTCTCCGATCAAACACTCGGCCATGATATATGCCATCTCGGAACGACGAATCATCGGTAATCTCTTGGCATAATCTGCTTTATAGTTATCCGGTTGATAATATTTACGAATCACGTAATCCCGGCTACCGGTCTCCTGCTGTTTCATGATATAGTTTACCCGGTAATCATTCCCTCCGACAGCATTTCCCCGTCCGATCTCGTACCATTGTTGCATCGTGTAATTCTGGCAATAAAGCTGTTGACTACTCCCGTCTGTCAATAACCATTTATTAGCCAAATCCTTTAAATCCTTCACGTTAAGAGCAAAAATATGTTCGGTAGAGAACGTGAAATCTCGATCTTTATCTTCTGTTGCGGAAATAGCACTTGTCGTTACCCAAGGAAAAATATCATCGGCTATTTCCAAAATCTCCCCGGCAGCCGCCTTGGCAGTCTCCAGATCATCCCCCCACATGGCAACACGAGCCTGTAATGCCTTCACCGCAAAATAATTGATACGCATCTGGCGGGCATTCATAAACCCATCACCGGAAAGATCTTTCAATTTTCCTTCCCGAATCGGGTCCTTTTCCAGACAAGTCAAAGCATTTTTAATATCCTCGTTCAACAAGGCCAACACCTCTTTCCCCGTGTACACGTGAGGAACTTCGATTTGTAAGGTTTTTACATACGGGATTGCCTCTTTATTCAAATCGGCAGCCGATGCAAATAAACGCAACAAGTCAAAATGGATATACGCTCTTAATCCCAATGCTTCTCCCTTGATAATATTATAATTATCACCCGTGAAAACAGATTGACGCTTATCAATATTATCCAATAGATTATTCACATTGGCCAGCATATTATACATCTTACTCCACATGGCATCAATCTGCGCCCGTACGGTTGTACTGGTCAAATATTTCCATTGTGCAACTTCATTGTACACCTGATTATTATAAGCGGCATAAGGCCCTGTCACAACATCAATAAACCCGTAAGTCAATTCACGCCCGTAAAGAGCCTCCGCTTTCATCAAAGTATAAGCCCCGATCAAAGCATCCTTAAAACCTGCCTCTGTTTCAAACAGATCATCAGACTTCACCTTCGTACGGGGTTCCACGTCCAACCATGACTCGCAAGAACTTACCAGCACGGTCAGAATCAGTAACACACTGTATATAATTCTCTTTTTCATCTTCAGGTTTCTTAAAAGTTAACATTCAACGTAAACGAACAATACCGGGCAAAAGGATATGAAGTTCCTCGTTCAATCTGGACAGAAGATATTTTACCTATGTCATTCATATTAAATTGCAACTGCAATCTTTCCAATCCACATTTCTCCACGAAACCAAACCGATAGAAATCATACCCGATCGACAATGCCGAGAAATCGAATTCATTTAACTTCTGAACAAAACGGGAAGTTGCCTGAGTCGGTTTGTTCCAAGCCCCGATACTCTTGAATTGTACATTATCACCCTCTTTCAGCCATGCATCATAGTAAGCCCGTTTGTCCACGTTATAATTTAACTGGGCATTTTCAACCTTGTCCACCAAGGTTTGATTATACATATACTCCCCGATACGATACAACCCGGTGAAAGACACGGATAATCCTTTGTACTCAAAAGTAAAACCAACATTTCCCATCAACTTCGGCTCGGTATCTCCACAAACCACCTGGTCCAAAGCCGACCACGTGTCTGTTAACGTCCCGTCCGGACGTACAAAAACTTCCTTACCACTGGATGGATCAATTCCTTTAGAGCGAACAGCCCAGATAGCATTCAAAGATTGTCCCTCGACAAAGCGCACGAAAGGCTTGTTCGACTTGGCCGCCTCTTTATCTTGCGAACTCGTCAAAGAACTCAAAGAATTGGAAATCTCTTTAATCTTGTTCTTGTTGGAAGTTCCGGCAACAAACACGTTCAATGACATCCGGTCTTCCGGACGAGAAAGCACCAAATAATTCACGTTAAACTCGTACCCGGTATTTAACAATTTACCTAAATTATCCTTGTAACTGGTAAATCCCAAAGAGGGCGGAGTCGTAATATCGGTCAGCAAATTATTGGTTACCGAACGATAGTAATCGAACTTCACGTTCAAACGCCCCCACAAATTCACGTCAATACCATAGTTCGTGTCAAATTTTTGCTGCCATTTCAATTTGCTGTTAGCCAACCCTTCCAGGTAAGTTCCGATAAAATCCAGATAAGAATCATCCGTGAAGTAATTATACAACAACATCCCTTGATATGAATTAAAGTTCTGAGAACCTGTATATCCCATGGACGCTCTTAATCGCAATTGTCTCACCACACCGGATTCTTTAAAGAAAGCCTCATTATGCACGTTCCATCCCAAACCGGCAGACCAGAAAGTTCCCCACCGGTTATCTGATCCGAACTGAGAAGAGGCACTTGCTCTCAACGAAAAGTCAGCCAAATAACGATCATCGTATGAATAGTTCACCGCCAACAAAGCACCCACTTCCCTGTCAATAGACTCGCTTCCCGTCGGCTTTGAATTATCGGCATATTGCTTTGCAAAAATGATGTTATCCATCTTATCATTCGGGAACCCGACAGCCGAATGGATGTACTCTTCCGAATTACTACTACGAATATTAGCCCCCAAGTTAGCAAACAAAATATGCTTGTCCCAATTATGAGAATAATTCAGGTTTATATCCGAACTTACAGAAAATGATTTTCCGTATGTTTGCTTGTAACTTCCTCGTTTGAAAAAATCATCCTCTGCCGTATTTATAAATTTCAAATGACTTCCCGGCAAAAATTCTTCTCCCCCGCTAATTCTATTCGTCAAACCGACACGTCCCACGAGTTTCATCCCCGGCTGGATATTCCATTCCAAATAAGTATTATTCGTATAATCCGTGTAATTCTTCTTATACGTCGTGTTAATGGTTGCATTAAACAACGGGTTATACACTTTTTCCGAAAGCACGGGACCTACGCCCAAATATTTCCGCAATGTTCCATCCTCATTATAAGGACGCCAATAAGAATTTAACTTGGCATATTCCGAGAATTCACCATACGGAGAATCCTCCGACTTCGTGGTTGAAAACGAGAACTGATTCCGGAACAACAACTTTTTATATTGATAAATTACGGTGAATCCTCCCCCGATCGTGTTACGTTTAGACCCCTTCATAACACCTTCGATATTATTGTAAGAAAGATCTACCCCTACTCTCAGCTCACTCGTACCGACCTCAAAATTCAACGTATGCTTATGTCCGATTCCATTACGCAAAGGCTTAGACAACCAATCCGTGTTTACCCCCTTCTCAACTTCTTCCAGATTATGGTAATACAATTGTGTCTTCTCGAAATCCTGCTTGGGAGTTATTCCCTCGTAAGCGCCCAACTGATATTCCAAATCTAATTTCTCTCTGGCGTTACACAAATTATAACTGCTCAAATCAGGCATCTCCAAATTCAAAGAACCGATATAATTCACCCGTAACTCTCCGGATTGCACACGAACCGTTTCAATAACCATTACCCCGTTCGCCGCTTTAGAACCATAAATTGCTTTTGCCGCGGCATCTTTCAACAAGGTAACACTTTCAATCCGGTTAATATCCAAATCAATCACCTTCTCCAAGGTCGTCTCGAAACCATCCAGAATAAACAAAGGCAAGTTCGGATTCGACGTGTATTGTCCTTTAATATCCGGAAACGAAGAGGTTCCCCGCAAATCCATATCCGGCAACTTATTCGGGTCCGAACCGAAAGATAAATTCTGGGAAATATTCAACGCCGGGTCCATATTTCTTAAACTCTGGATCAGGTTTTGGTTTCCCCGTTTTAATAATTCCTTCCGGGTAACCGTTGTTGCCGAACCGGTAAAACTTTCTGCCCTACGCTCGAAGACACCGGTAACCACCACTTCCTCCAAACTCTCGGAACTCTCCTTTAAAACCACCCGCAAAGGCTTTTGATCCTTCACCACGATTTCTTGGCTTTCCATCCCCACGAACGAAAATACTAAGGTTACCTCTCCTTCCAAAGTAAGCGACAACTCGAACTTTCCATCCACATCCGTCGCCCCTCCAAAAGTGGTTCCCTTCACGATAACCGTTACCCCCGGTAAAGGCTCCCCTTTCACGTCAACTACCTCGCCGGTAAATACCCGGGGTTTCACTTGCGCATCCTTTTGTTCCGAGGCTCTTTTCACCACGTAAACCCCGTCAACCTTAGAATACATGAATCCACTTCCTTCCAAAATTTTTCCAAGAGCAACATCAACGGTAACATTCACCAGGTTCAAATCCTTACAAGCCTTATCTCCCAAAAGCTCTTCATTAAAAAGAATCTGCACTCCGGTCAAATCCTTAAACTTGATCAAGGCATTATTCAATGACTCCGATTTCACCGTAAAATTAACCAGTTTCGTAGAGTCCTCTCTCGCCGCATAAGACAACGAAAAAGAGAACATTAAAAACACCACCAGTAAAATTTTTTGCAAAAATACAGACCGCACATGCCTGTCACGTGTCCTTTTTTTCATACATTTGTAAAATTAATTGTTAATATTAATCACCGTGTAGAGAATGCCATCTAAAGTTTGCCGACCAAAGAATGCATTCTCTGCTTTTTTTATTTTCGCATCACTTTTATCGTATTTCCATCCACAACAAATTTAACATCGAACACTTCTTCAAAAAAATGTAATATCTTGTCTATATTATCATAGCGATTCAGATTTCCCGAAAACTTAAAGTTTTTCAACGCCGGGTCCTCGAAAACAACATCCACGTTATACCACCTTTCCAACTTGACCATAATACTTTCCAATCTCTCGCTCTCAAAACAAAACATTCTATTCTTCCACGCAATCTCGTTATAAATCTTCACGGGTTTCACCTCCGGCTTTTTAGCCCCCTCCGCCAATCTTAACTGATACCCCGGTTTTATTTTCAACTCGGCCACCTGTTCGCTCCTAAAACCGATATTTCCTTCTACCAGCGTGGCCTTTATCTCTCGCTCCTCGGGATAAAATTTCACGTTAAACTGCGTCCCATATACCTTAACCTCTCCCAGATCCGTCTCCACGATAAAAGGTTGTTTATCATTTTTCGTCACGTCAAAATAAGCCTCCCCCTTTAAAAACACCCTTCT
The window above is part of the Butyricimonas paravirosa genome. Proteins encoded here:
- a CDS encoding RagB/SusD family nutrient uptake outer membrane protein, which codes for MKKRIIYSVLLILTVLVSSCESWLDVEPRTKVKSDDLFETEAGFKDALIGAYTLMKAEALYGRELTYGFIDVVTGPYAAYNNQVYNEVAQWKYLTSTTVRAQIDAMWSKMYNMLANVNNLLDNIDKRQSVFTGDNYNIIKGEALGLRAYIHFDLLRLFASAADLNKEAIPYVKTLQIEVPHVYTGKEVLALLNEDIKNALTCLEKDPIREGKLKDLSGDGFMNARQMRINYFAVKALQARVAMWGDDLETAKAAAGEILEIADDIFPWVTTSAISATEDKDRDFTFSTEHIFALNVKDLKDLANKWLLTDGSSQQLYCQNYTMQQWYEIGRGNAVGGNDYRVNYIMKQQETGSRDYVIRKYYQPDNYKADYAKRLPMIRRSEMAYIMAECLIGEDDAKALEYLNEVRRHRGIVSDLTDASKLRDELTKEYAKEFLAEGQLFYYCKRNELTKFPYGYQTATEDNVYVLPKPDDEIEFGDYYTTDETK
- a CDS encoding SusC/RagA family TonB-linked outer membrane protein, whose translation is MKKRTRDRHVRSVFLQKILLVVFLMFSFSLSYAAREDSTKLVNFTVKSESLNNALIKFKDLTGVQILFNEELLGDKACKDLNLVNVTVDVALGKILEGSGFMYSKVDGVYVVKRASEQKDAQVKPRVFTGEVVDVKGEPLPGVTVIVKGTTFGGATDVDGKFELSLTLEGEVTLVFSFVGMESQEIVVKDQKPLRVVLKESSESLEEVVVTGVFERRAESFTGSATTVTRKELLKRGNQNLIQSLRNMDPALNISQNLSFGSDPNKLPDMDLRGTSSFPDIKGQYTSNPNLPLFILDGFETTLEKVIDLDINRIESVTLLKDAAAKAIYGSKAANGVMVIETVRVQSGELRVNYIGSLNLEMPDLSSYNLCNAREKLDLEYQLGAYEGITPKQDFEKTQLYYHNLEEVEKGVNTDWLSKPLRNGIGHKHTLNFEVGTSELRVGVDLSYNNIEGVMKGSKRNTIGGGFTVIYQYKKLLFRNQFSFSTTKSEDSPYGEFSEYAKLNSYWRPYNEDGTLRKYLGVGPVLSEKVYNPLFNATINTTYKKNYTDYTNNTYLEWNIQPGMKLVGRVGLTNRISGGEEFLPGSHLKFINTAEDDFFKRGSYKQTYGKSFSVSSDINLNYSHNWDKHILFANLGANIRSSNSEEYIHSAVGFPNDKMDNIIFAKQYADNSKPTGSESIDREVGALLAVNYSYDDRYLADFSLRASASSQFGSDNRWGTFWSAGLGWNVHNEAFFKESGVVRQLRLRASMGYTGSQNFNSYQGMLLYNYFTDDSYLDFIGTYLEGLANSKLKWQQKFDTNYGIDVNLWGRLNVKFDYYRSVTNNLLTDITTPPSLGFTSYKDNLGKLLNTGYEFNVNYLVLSRPEDRMSLNVFVAGTSNKNKIKEISNSLSSLTSSQDKEAAKSNKPFVRFVEGQSLNAIWAVRSKGIDPSSGKEVFVRPDGTLTDTWSALDQVVCGDTEPKLMGNVGFTFEYKGLSVSFTGLYRIGEYMYNQTLVDKVENAQLNYNVDKRAYYDAWLKEGDNVQFKSIGAWNKPTQATSRFVQKLNEFDFSALSIGYDFYRFGFVEKCGLERLQLQFNMNDIGKISSVQIERGTSYPFARYCSFTLNVNF
- a CDS encoding DUF4843 domain-containing protein — protein: MNCYFKYIMLVVASVFALSSCEEKDVEVYGNEAYLVFEMPGYGLNNTPRDSMVFSFPAKGDECVEDTLWFKARIIGKSVPYDREIKFVVNEETTTAKKDENYKLDPVSMPANSYTVDVPLVVYRAGLKDKSVRLELTVEPNEYFGVGFEKTSKAIFLWGDMFIKPDNWDSSNYKNCFGEFTETRYAFILEACGIVELPDPQDLVTLGFYNAKVREALYEYNKTHDEPLEDELGLVEFQVWTGTGGIG
- a CDS encoding TlpA disulfide reductase family protein, whose protein sequence is MKKFGGLMYLLCMLILSGCSGDACKVDGKMSDFSGETTVYLLRRTGEFTHDTLMQTVMKDGSFRLEIPRDLWGEQYSLKFGDKRSSVAFFAEQGNVRIEGSGKTIYDANVTGTPANDSWDRYQKFMLDIAKQRNLLGKEIGSSNESDSIKRVKYTQLFQKLEGEIERYKDSLAQADANSVVPLLLYHQSLQLLKYDEIDRILAKFTPQLADNRYYKELKAQADVLRKISPGVMAPDFEVKTVDDGTIKLSSFRGKYLILDFWASWCAPCREETVYIKDIYNKFHDAGLEVFSVSLDDKKAAWLKAIEEDGMIWNHGCQLLKGGKNTPVAQLYGIDGIPAIWVIDPEGKILAQGLKGEELVAFCTGLFQNK
- a CDS encoding PKD-like family lipoprotein, coding for MNKNIWILIMGLFLFQACLDDEGNYSYSDLLPIEIDSSKMANSYRITQLDYLVVDPGVKQGADDSNLSYEWKIFQESNMPNTETGKIVNDVVGQERKLNYKVTTPPGEYTLSFTVTDKQNGVSEVMSRKLYVESFASVGLMVMHGDSDSTDVSILVNDRIVTDAATDGVKHNIFSITNGHRAVGVPGMVAYVNNTHNVYVYTKGNQGGFRTRGSDLEILDAYADMFTEPLESSKIDFQGYNSWLYNDLLVNGGKLYFASQSTTTFTKFGVPVFGMEYYAEPFIGTQERGYYYGIFYDRLQRRFLYIDYSRTPKTFKEAGAAAAFDMNLIGKDMVYAEHGFEKKWYCVMRDPDNVADHTIYVCDFSKFDDGNRGVGKYSASGCTDMKDAKAFAVGNRSELLYYATATEVKQCNYTSGGTSTLRYTLPDELIQAGYEISMMYLFKVSGKENEGKLLYVGVYNSTTGEGKLLECPIVETSGEVLKDKIKTYEGFKKITHMAYKSK